From Azospirillum brasilense:
CCCCTGTCGTGCGGCTGCTCCTCGGCGCCGCGGGTGTCCACCTCGGCGACCACCGACAGGCCGGGACGCAGCAGGCCGGACAGCACGCTGTCGCGCGGCAGGGCGATGCGCACGGGCACGCGCTGGACGATCTTGGTGAAGTTGCCGGTCGCGTTCTCCGGCGGCAGCAGGCTGAACTGCGAGCCCGACGCCGGGGCGAAGCTCTCCACCCGGCCGAGCAGATGCTTGTCCGGATAGGCATCCACCTCCACCGTCACCGGCTGGCCGGGGCGCATGCGGGCGAGCTGCGTCTCCTTGAAATTGGCGACCACATAGACGTCGGGCAGCGGCACCAGCGAGAGAAGCTGCACGCCCGGACGCGCGTACTGGCCGACCTGGACGCCGCGGTTGCCGACCACCCCGTCCACCGGGGCGCGGATGACCGTGTTGTTCAGATCGTTGCGCGCGGTCTGCAGGGCGGCCTCCGCCTGACGCAGACGGGCGTCGGTCTCGCTGCGGCTGGCGTTCAGCACGCCGACCTGATCCTGTTCCGCGACCAGAGCGGCGCGGCTGCGGGCGGTCTCCGCCGTCGCCTTGCGCAGGTCAGCGTCCGCCGTCTCGAACTTCTGGCGGCTGGCCCAGCTGTCGCTGGCCAGGGCGCGGGTGCGGTCGAAATCCTGCTGGGCGCGGCGCTGCTCGGCCTCGGCGCTGGCGACCGAGGCGGCGGCCTGATCGATGATCGCCTTCTGGAGCTGCAGCTTGCTGTCGAGGGTGCCAAGCGCCGCCTTCTGCGCGGCGACGTTGGCCTCGGCCTCCGCGACCTTGGCGCGGAAGTCCTGGTCGTCCAGAACCGCCAGGACATCGCCCGCGGCGACCTGCTGGTTCTCCGCCACCCGGACGTCGCGCACATAAGCGGACACCTTAGGGCTCACCACCGTGATGTCGCTGTGGACATAGGCGTTGTCGGTCGATTCGAAGAAGCGACCTTCGGTCCACCACTCCCAGCCGGCGTAGCCGCCACCGGCCAGCGCCGCCACCGCAACACCCGACAGAACGATCTTCCGCACGGCCTTCATCGTGATCCAACCCACCCGTTTCGGTTCTTTGCCCGGCACGGTCCGGCTTGCCGCCATCCCGCCGAAACTGAACCGTTCAGTTTAGTCTTGCGAAAAGATGATCGCGGGCCTACCTGTTGTCAAGAGTGAACTGAACGGTCTAGTTTTAACGTTTGGGATTGTGGTTGAATGCGGAACGCGTTACGGCAGCGGGGACTCGGCGCACGAAGTCCCGCAAGCACCGCCGGCACCGTGGTAGAACAGGACGCAGGGCCGGTTTCAGGACACCCGGCTTCAGGACATGAGGAACGCATGAGCACGCTGGTCGCCCCCACCCCGGAGGCAGGATCGAAGCCCGCGCAGATCCTGGAGGCCGCCGGAAAGCTGTTCCTGGACCATGGCTACGGCGCCGTCAGCATGGACGCCATCGCCAAGACGGCCAACGTGTCCAAGGCGACGCTCTACGCCCATTTCGGCAGCAAGGACGAGCTGTTCCGCGTCATGGTCGCCCGCGAATGCAAGGGGCAGGCGATGGCCGCCGTCTGCGAGGAGGCGCGCGCGCTCGACATGGCCGACGGGCTGCGCCTGATCGCCCGCCATTTCGTCACGCTGATCCTGTCGCCGCAGGCGCTGGCCGGCTACCGCGTGGTGGTCGGCGAGGCCCACCGCTTCCCCGAGCTGGCGAGCGCCTTCTACGAGGCCGGCCCGGCCCGCACCATGGAGCACATCAGCGCCTTCATGACCGACCTTGACCGCCGCGGCCTGCTGCGCATCCCCGACCCGCAGCTTGCGGCGGAGCAGTTCGTCGGACTCGTCAAGTCGCACACGCATCTGCGCTTCATGCTGTGCCTGTCGGAACGCCCGACGGAGGAGCAGCTGACCCGGATCGTCGACGGCGCGGTCTCCCTGATCATCCGGGGCTACGCGCCATAACCGGCCAGCGCCCGGCACGCGCCTCAGCGACCGCCGTCGAAGGTGATCATGACCTCCAGCACCCCGGCGGCGTCCGCCTGGACATCGCGGAAGGTAGCGATCTCACCGGGAAGGATCTGCGGCGGCATCGGCTCGACGGTCCAGTTCCGCAACGGCTGACGGTCGGCGCCCAGCGCGGTGACCCGCAGCGCCGGCACCGTGCGCAGCGTCTCGGAGACGTTGACGATCTGCCCCTCCACCAGCAAAGCGGCCTTGCCGTCCTCGGCCTTCTGTTCCGAGCGGACGTTCTGAAGCTGGAGGCCGGTGCCCGGCGGTTCCACCGGCAGGCCGACCGTCTCGTAGAACAGCGCGGCCGGAGGCCACAACCGCACCACGGTGGCGCGGCCGAAGTAGCCGGCGGCACCGATGGCCAGCAACACCGCCATGAAGGCCCCCCAACCGACCAGCGCCCGGCGCCCGGCGCCGGGGTCCGCCGGGGTTTTGGCCGGTGCCTTCGTCTTGGAGGACGGCGGCGGGACCGGGTGGAATTCGGTCACCGCGTCGGGATGGAAGACGGGATCGTCCTGCGGCGACTGCCACCACATGTGGCCGCATTGGGCGCAACGCACCTTCCGGCCCTGCGGACCAACCGCCGAATCGGCAAGAGTGTACCGTGTGTCGCAGGCCGGGCAGGTGATGATCATAGATGCCGATCGTTGTCACCGAATTTGCAGACTGTCCTTATAGGTAGTCATGAGGTGTGAAGCAAGGAACGCACGGGCGCAGCGCGCGGCCGCTCCAACCAAGGCAATGGGCGCGGCAAGGCGGACAGCGGTGGACGCGCCGGCCCCTGCCGGTGCATTGTCCATCCGCGCACCCGGCGGGACGCCGCCGGGGCCTTCCGTTGCGCCTTTGGTGGGACCGTGATCCGTTTCGAGAATGTGGGACTGCGCTATGGCACCGGACCGGAGGTGCTGCGCGACATCAGCTTCACCCTGCCGCCCGGCTCGTTCCACTTCATGACGGGGGCGAGCGGGGCCGGCAAGTCGTCGCTGCTGAAGCTGATGTATCTGGCGCTCCGCCCGTCGCGCGGGCTGGTCACCCTGTTCGGCAAGGACATGGCGCGGGTCAAGCGCACCGACCTGCCGGCGCTGCGCCGTCAGATCGGCGTGGTGTTCCAGGACTTCGCCCTGCTCGACCATCTCTCGGCGCTCGACAACGTGGCGCTGCCGCTGCGCATGGGCGGCGCGCGAGAGTCCGACGTGGTGGAGCACTGCACGGAAATCCTGCGCTGGGTGGGGCTGGGCAACCATCTGAACTCCCTGCCCTCCACCCTGTCGGGCGGGCAGCAGCAGCGCGTCGCCATCGCCCGCGCGGTCATCAACCGCCCGCGCCTGCTGCTGGCCGACGAGCCAACCGGCAACGTCGACGACGGCATCGGCATGCGCCTGCTCTACCTGTTCGAGGAGCTTCACAAGCTGGGCACCACCGTGGTCATCGCCTCGCACAACGAGGCGCTGATCCGCCGCTTCGAGCACCCGCGCCTGATGCTGGAGAACGGGCGCCTGCACGTCCTGCCGGCACATGCCTCGCGCTGGGCGTGACGCGGAGGGAAGGAGACACGCCATGGCCCTGCCGCCGCTGACCCGCCGAAACTCCGACCTGCCGCTGGCTAAGGACCCGACCTCGCGCTTCCTGATGTGGCTGACTGCGCTGATGGTCTATCTGGCGGCGCTGGCGCTGGCCGGGGCGCTGCTCGTCTCCGACATGACCCGGCGCTGGGACAGCGGTCTGGCCGGCGGGCTGACGGTGCAGATCATGCCGCTGCCCGACAGCGCCCAGGCCGCCCCGCTGGAGGAGCGGACGGAGGCCGCGCTGACCGTCCTGCGCGCCACCCCCGGCATCGCCACCGCCAGCCTCCTGTCCAGCGGCGACGTCGGCCGGCTTCTGGAGCCGTGGCTGGGCAAGGAGGCCGCCGATCCGCTGCTGCCGATGCCGCGGCTGATCGACGTGATGACCAACGGGCCGGTGGACACGGCGGCGCTGTCCGCGCGCCTGACCTCCGCCGCCCCCGGCGCCACGCTGGACGACCATGCGGTGTGGCTGGCCGACCTGCGCCGCTTCGCCGGGGCGATGCATCTGGCGGCGCTGGGCATCGTGGCGCTGATCGGCGGGGCGGGCGTGATGGCGGTGATCTTCGCCGTGCGCTCCGGCCTCGCCATTCACCGCCATGTGGTGGAGCTGCTGCACCTGATGGGGGCAACCGACCGCTACGTGGCGCGGCAGTTCGAATCGCACGTCATCGGCCTGACCCTGCGCGGCGGGCTGACCGGGCTGCTGCTGGCCGCCGGCACGCTGGGCGGGATCGGCCACGCCGCCGCCGGGCTTCACGCCAGCCTGCTGCCCGACCTCGCCACCTCGCCCTGGTGGGCCGTCGCCGCGCTGGCCGCCGTGCCGCTGGCCGCCTGCCTGCTGGCCGCGCTGACCGCGCGCTGGACGGTGCTGCGCACGCTGGAGTCGATGCCGTGACCGCCCGCCCGCTCCGTCCGTCCGGAGGCTGAGGGATGGCCCACTCGCGGCGCGCCCGGGTCCTGCGGGCTTTGCGACGGCTGCTGCTGCTGGCAATGCTGGGCGGGCTGGCGTGGCTCGGCGGGCTGTTCTGGTTTGCCGCGTCGATCCCCCGCAGCCCGCCGCAACCCGGCAGCGCCGAGGCCACCCGCAACACCGACGCCATCGTGGTGCTGACCGGCGGCAGCGGCCGGCTGAGCACCGGGCTTGAACTGCTGGCCGACGGGCGGGCGCACCGGCTGTTCGTCTCCGGCGTCTACGAGGGGCTGGAGGTGCAGGAGTTGCTGAAGCGCTCCCGCCAGTTCCCCGGCGAGATGGAATGCTGCATCACGCTCGGCTATTCGGCGGACAGCACGATCGGCAACGCCTACGAGACGGCGGACTGGCTGCGCGAGCAGGGCTTCACCTCAATGCGGCTGGTCACCGCCAACTACCACATGATGCGCAGCCTGTTGGAGTTCCGCATGGTGATCCCGCAGGTCGAGGTGGTGCCCCACCCCGTCGCCTCCCCCAACGTGCATCTCAACGACTGGTGGCTGTGGCCGGGCACGGCGAATCTGCTGATGACCGAGTACAACAAGTACATTGTGACGCGCCTTCGCTACACGCTTGAGAAGCTGATCGAATCCTGACAAGTTCCCGGCCATGATCTTCCTGCGTTCCCTCGCCTTCAACGTCGCCTTCTATGTGTGGACGGCGGTCATCTGCGTCGGCATCCTGTGGTCGCTGCTGCTGCCGCGACGCAGCATGATCCGCGTGATCACGTGGTATTTCGGCACCGTCTCGTGGCTGGAGCGCACGCTCGCCGGCATCCGATACGAGGTGCGCGGGCGCGAGCACGTTCCCAAAAGCGGGTCGTTCCTCCTGGCCGCCAAGCACCAATCGGCCTGGGAGACGATGAAGCTGCACTTCCTCGTCAACGACCCGGCGATCATCCTGAAGCGCGAGCTTCTGTGGATTCCCATCTGGGGCTGGTACGCCGCCAAATCCCGGATGATCGCCGTTGACCGCGGCGCCAAGGGGCGCGCCGTCGCCTCCATGGTCCGGAACGCCCGCCCGGTGCGGGACGAGGGGCGTCCCATCGTGATCTTCCCGCAGGGGACGCGGGTCGCCGTCGGCGCCTACCGCCCCTACCGGATCGGCGTCGGCGTGCTCTACGACCATCTCGACATCCCCATCGTGCCGATGGCTCTGAACGCCGGCCTCTACTGGGCGCGCAACAGCTTCATCAAGCGGCCGGGCACCATCACCGTGGAATTCCTGCCCCCCATCCCGCCGGGCCTGGGCCGCGCCAAGGCCATGCAGGAGTTGGAGGAGCGGCTGGAGGCGGCCACCGACCGGCTGGTCGTCGCCGCGGGCGGTCCGGCGACCGTGCGGCCGAAGGCGGCGGAACCGGCCACCGCTGCGGTGAGCGAAACCGCGTCCTGATGCGCCGGGGCGCGGCCTTCGCCATCCTCGCCGGTCCTGTGCTGGCAATGTCGATGGTGGCGGCAACGGACGCCCACGCCCAGTCGCAGCCGAGCGCGGAACGCTTTTCCAACGCCGCGGTGACCGGGGGCGTCACCATCACCCGAAAGGCCTGCGCCGCGCTGGAGGCCCAGGAAACCGCCGCCTGGGTCGAGGTGGACGGGCGCGGGGAGTGCCTGCGCTACTACGCGGCGGGCCTGCGCCCCGACCCCGGCCCCAACCCCATCGCCGCGGCCTGGATGCACGGCGACATCATGGGGACCAAGCCGACCTCCGTCGGCCACCAGGAGGGGCTGGGTGTCGCCGCCATGATCGACCAGGAACGGGCCTTGGCGGAGCGGTTCGGCATCCCTTTCCTGTTCCTCGCCCGGCCCGGCGCCTATGGCAGTTCCGGCCGTTTCTGGACGACGCGCCACACGCCGCGCGAGGCGGTCCTGATGAACGCGCTGCTCGACGTCCTGAAGGCCCGCTACGGCGTGACGGAATGGGCCCTGGGCGGCCACAGCGCCGGCGGCACGCTGACCGCGGAGTTCCTGGCCCGCCGCCACGACCTGCGCTGCGCGGTCATCTCCTCCGGCGCGCCGGCCTACCGAGCCTATCTGGAGGCGCGCGGACTCCAGAAGGTGCTGGCCCGCCCGCAGGGCTGGTTCGACCCCGCCGACTCGCTCGACCGCATCCCGCAAGATCCCAAACGCCGCGTCTTCGTCATCGGCGACCCGCGCGAGACCAACATCCCGTTCCACACCCAGCGCGGCTATTCCAACGCCCTGGTGGAGCGCGGCCACGCGGCGTGGCTGGTGCCGCTGGAGCGGGCGCCAGCCCCGCGTCACCACAGCCTCGTGGACTTCGGCGAAACCGCTCTCGGCCTGTGCGGGTCCGGCGCCGACACTGGGCGGATCCTGGCGACGCTCAAGGCCATGCCGGACCAGCGGGACCGCATCAGCAACTGACGGCCAGAACGCAAGAAGAACGGTCGGGTTGACCCTCGGAAGGGCGGCCCCTACTCTTCGGACACGGTTGTCGGCGGGACGGCGTTTTCGACCGGCCGCCCGCGCAAGGGGAAGACGCATGACGGGGATCGCCACCATTTCCCAGCGGATCTGGGACATGAAGTACCGCTTCAAGTCCGCCGCGGGCGACCCCATCGACCAGACCATCGCCGACACCTGGCGCCGCGTCGCCACGGCGCTCGCCGCGCCCGAGCCCGATCCGGCGGTGTGGGCGCCGCGATTCGAACGGGCGCTGTCCCGTTTCGAGTTCCTTCCCGCCGGGCGCATCCTGGCCGGGGCCGGCACCGGGCGGACGGTGACGCTGTTCAACTGCTTCGTCATGGGACGGATCGAGGACGACCTCGGCGCCATCTTCGCCCATCTGCGCGAAGCGGCGCTGACCATGCAGCAGGGCGGCGGCATCGGCTACGACTTCTCCACCCTGCGGCCCAAGGGTGCCCTCGTGAAGGGGGTGGGCGCCGACGCCTCCGGCCCGCTGTCCTTCATGGACGTGTGGGACAGCATGTGCCGCACCATCATGTCGGCGGGCGCCCGGCGCGGCGCGATGATGGCGACCCTGCGCTGCGACCACCCCGACATCGAGGATTTCATCGACGCCAAGCGCGAGCCCGGCCGGCTGCGCATGTTCAACCTGTCGGTCCTGGTCACCGACGCCTTCATGGACGCCGTGCGCAAGGACCGGCCCTGGCCGCTGGTCTTCGACGGGCAGGTTCACCGCGAGGTGCGGGCCCGCGGCCTGTGGGACCGCATCATGCAGGCCACCTACGCCTATGCGGAGCCGGGCGTCATCTTCATCGACCGGGTGAACGGGCAGAACAACCTGAATTATTGCGAATCCATCTCCGCCACCAACCCATGCGGGGAGCAGCCGCTGCCCCCCTACGGGGCCTGCCTGCTCGGCTCGATCAACCTCGCCGCCCTGGTGATCGACCCGTTCGAGGAGACGGCCCGGCTCGACACCGACCGGCTGAAGGAGCTGACGGCGCTCGCCGTGCGGATGATGGACAATGTGGTCGACGCATCGCGCTTCCCGTTGGAGCCGCAGGCGCGGGAGGCCCACGCCAAACGCCGCATCGGGCTGGGCGTCACCGGGCTGGCCGACGCGCTGATCCTCTGCCGCACGCGCTACGGCGGCGAGGCGGCGGTCGCGCTGACGGAGTCCTGGCTGAGGACCATCCGCAACGAGGCCTACCGCGCCTCCGCCCTGCTCGCCGCGGAGAAGGGCGCGTTTCCGCTCTTCGATCGCGACGCCTATATGGCTGCCCCGATGGTGCGCGGGCTGGACGAGGATGTGCGCGGCCTGATCGCGGAACATGGCATCCGCAACGCGCTTCTGACCTCAATCGCGCCAACCGGGACGATCTCACTGTTCGCCGACAACGTATCGTCGGGGATCGAGCCCGTCTTCTCCTACAGCTACGAGCGCACCGTCCTGATGCCCGACGGCACCCGCCGGACGGAGGAGGTGAGCGACCACGCCTACCGCCTGTTCCGCGCGCGGTTCGGGGACGAGGCCCCCCTGCCCGACTGGTTCGTGGACGCACAGTCGCTGACCCCGGCGGAGCATGTGGTGATGCAGGCGGCCGCCCAGCGCCATGTGGACAGCTCCATCTCCAAGACCATCAACTGCCCGGAGGACCTGCCCTTCGACGCCTTCAAGGACGTCTATTGGCAAGCCTACGAGCTGGGTTGCAAGGGCTGCACAACCTACCGCCCGAACGCGGTCACCGGCTCCGTCCTGTCGGTGAAGAAGGAGGGCGCGACCCCGTCCCCAACCCAGGCCCCCGACCCCGCCGCGGCCTCGGGCGTCATGGCGTCGTCCAAGCCACCCGACCGTCCGGAGACCCTGCCAGGCGAGACTTACAAGGTGCGCTGGCCGGACAGCGACCACGCCATGTACATCACCATCAATGACATCGTGGAGAACGGACGGCGCCGGCCTTTCGAGGTCTTCATCAACTCCAAGAACATGGAGCATTACGCCTGGACCGTGGCGCTGACGCGGATGATCTCCGCGGTGTTCCGCCGCGGCGGCGAAGTCGGCTTCGTGGTGGAGGAGTTGAAAGCGGTCTTCGACCCGCGCGGCGGCGCCTGGATGCAGGGCCGCTACGTCCCGTCCCTTCTGGCGGCCATCGGTGACGTGATCGAACGGCACCTCAAGGCCATCGGCATGCTGCCGGACGACAGGCCCGCCGACGGGACGCCGACCGCTCCGCCGTCCGCCGATGCCGCCCCCGGTGCCGCACCGGTGGTCATCGGAACCGAGCCGGCCAATCTCCGGCAATGCCCGAAATGCGGCCAGCCCGGCCTGATCCGGCAGGAAGGCTGCGACAGCTGCCTGAACTGCGGCTATTCCAAATGCGCCTGAGGGCGGTCAGCACCGCGACGGCTCGCCGGAAATCGGCGGCGCCGGCAC
This genomic window contains:
- a CDS encoding HlyD family secretion protein, with amino-acid sequence MKAVRKIVLSGVAVAALAGGGYAGWEWWTEGRFFESTDNAYVHSDITVVSPKVSAYVRDVRVAENQQVAAGDVLAVLDDQDFRAKVAEAEANVAAQKAALGTLDSKLQLQKAIIDQAAASVASAEAEQRRAQQDFDRTRALASDSWASRQKFETADADLRKATAETARSRAALVAEQDQVGVLNASRSETDARLRQAEAALQTARNDLNNTVIRAPVDGVVGNRGVQVGQYARPGVQLLSLVPLPDVYVVANFKETQLARMRPGQPVTVEVDAYPDKHLLGRVESFAPASGSQFSLLPPENATGNFTKIVQRVPVRIALPRDSVLSGLLRPGLSVVAEVDTRGAEEQPHDRGTVMGALVPGRTVASK
- a CDS encoding TetR/AcrR family transcriptional regulator is translated as MSTLVAPTPEAGSKPAQILEAAGKLFLDHGYGAVSMDAIAKTANVSKATLYAHFGSKDELFRVMVARECKGQAMAAVCEEARALDMADGLRLIARHFVTLILSPQALAGYRVVVGEAHRFPELASAFYEAGPARTMEHISAFMTDLDRRGLLRIPDPQLAAEQFVGLVKSHTHLRFMLCLSERPTEEQLTRIVDGAVSLIIRGYAP
- the ftsE gene encoding cell division ATP-binding protein FtsE, which gives rise to MIRFENVGLRYGTGPEVLRDISFTLPPGSFHFMTGASGAGKSSLLKLMYLALRPSRGLVTLFGKDMARVKRTDLPALRRQIGVVFQDFALLDHLSALDNVALPLRMGGARESDVVEHCTEILRWVGLGNHLNSLPSTLSGGQQQRVAIARAVINRPRLLLADEPTGNVDDGIGMRLLYLFEELHKLGTTVVIASHNEALIRRFEHPRLMLENGRLHVLPAHASRWA
- a CDS encoding cell division protein FtsX — encoded protein: MALPPLTRRNSDLPLAKDPTSRFLMWLTALMVYLAALALAGALLVSDMTRRWDSGLAGGLTVQIMPLPDSAQAAPLEERTEAALTVLRATPGIATASLLSSGDVGRLLEPWLGKEAADPLLPMPRLIDVMTNGPVDTAALSARLTSAAPGATLDDHAVWLADLRRFAGAMHLAALGIVALIGGAGVMAVIFAVRSGLAIHRHVVELLHLMGATDRYVARQFESHVIGLTLRGGLTGLLLAAGTLGGIGHAAAGLHASLLPDLATSPWWAVAALAAVPLAACLLAALTARWTVLRTLESMP
- a CDS encoding YdcF family protein, which encodes MAHSRRARVLRALRRLLLLAMLGGLAWLGGLFWFAASIPRSPPQPGSAEATRNTDAIVVLTGGSGRLSTGLELLADGRAHRLFVSGVYEGLEVQELLKRSRQFPGEMECCITLGYSADSTIGNAYETADWLREQGFTSMRLVTANYHMMRSLLEFRMVIPQVEVVPHPVASPNVHLNDWWLWPGTANLLMTEYNKYIVTRLRYTLEKLIES
- a CDS encoding lysophospholipid acyltransferase family protein, which translates into the protein MIFLRSLAFNVAFYVWTAVICVGILWSLLLPRRSMIRVITWYFGTVSWLERTLAGIRYEVRGREHVPKSGSFLLAAKHQSAWETMKLHFLVNDPAIILKRELLWIPIWGWYAAKSRMIAVDRGAKGRAVASMVRNARPVRDEGRPIVIFPQGTRVAVGAYRPYRIGVGVLYDHLDIPIVPMALNAGLYWARNSFIKRPGTITVEFLPPIPPGLGRAKAMQELEERLEAATDRLVVAAGGPATVRPKAAEPATAAVSETAS
- a CDS encoding alpha/beta hydrolase family protein: MRRGAAFAILAGPVLAMSMVAATDAHAQSQPSAERFSNAAVTGGVTITRKACAALEAQETAAWVEVDGRGECLRYYAAGLRPDPGPNPIAAAWMHGDIMGTKPTSVGHQEGLGVAAMIDQERALAERFGIPFLFLARPGAYGSSGRFWTTRHTPREAVLMNALLDVLKARYGVTEWALGGHSAGGTLTAEFLARRHDLRCAVISSGAPAYRAYLEARGLQKVLARPQGWFDPADSLDRIPQDPKRRVFVIGDPRETNIPFHTQRGYSNALVERGHAAWLVPLERAPAPRHHSLVDFGETALGLCGSGADTGRILATLKAMPDQRDRISN
- a CDS encoding adenosylcobalamin-dependent ribonucleoside-diphosphate reductase, which produces MTGIATISQRIWDMKYRFKSAAGDPIDQTIADTWRRVATALAAPEPDPAVWAPRFERALSRFEFLPAGRILAGAGTGRTVTLFNCFVMGRIEDDLGAIFAHLREAALTMQQGGGIGYDFSTLRPKGALVKGVGADASGPLSFMDVWDSMCRTIMSAGARRGAMMATLRCDHPDIEDFIDAKREPGRLRMFNLSVLVTDAFMDAVRKDRPWPLVFDGQVHREVRARGLWDRIMQATYAYAEPGVIFIDRVNGQNNLNYCESISATNPCGEQPLPPYGACLLGSINLAALVIDPFEETARLDTDRLKELTALAVRMMDNVVDASRFPLEPQAREAHAKRRIGLGVTGLADALILCRTRYGGEAAVALTESWLRTIRNEAYRASALLAAEKGAFPLFDRDAYMAAPMVRGLDEDVRGLIAEHGIRNALLTSIAPTGTISLFADNVSSGIEPVFSYSYERTVLMPDGTRRTEEVSDHAYRLFRARFGDEAPLPDWFVDAQSLTPAEHVVMQAAAQRHVDSSISKTINCPEDLPFDAFKDVYWQAYELGCKGCTTYRPNAVTGSVLSVKKEGATPSPTQAPDPAAASGVMASSKPPDRPETLPGETYKVRWPDSDHAMYITINDIVENGRRRPFEVFINSKNMEHYAWTVALTRMISAVFRRGGEVGFVVEELKAVFDPRGGAWMQGRYVPSLLAAIGDVIERHLKAIGMLPDDRPADGTPTAPPSADAAPGAAPVVIGTEPANLRQCPKCGQPGLIRQEGCDSCLNCGYSKCA